Proteins from a genomic interval of Lycium ferocissimum isolate CSIRO_LF1 chromosome 2, AGI_CSIRO_Lferr_CH_V1, whole genome shotgun sequence:
- the LOC132046757 gene encoding large ribosomal subunit protein uL23-like — MAAAIASPAAIINGQTYKSSVSITRATCPFQVSSSIKLCSFLGNSRQTTSEMLTSFSARGSQFLPRFLCPVSCEVEGDAKKQRLEYAVKLKSGESTNRHVLDIQNSVSCEWKKTLRMERNPKRLNNSASQRNKIEYYQVIQYPLKTESTMGNILRHNTLVFVVHKDADKKSIRDAVKKLFKIEMKKINTSIMPDGTKKAYVVLTPNHSAIDVAKRIKAI; from the exons ATGGCTGCTGCAATAGCCTCTCCGGCGGCTATTATTAACGGTCAAACTTACAAGTCTTCAGTATCAATCACCAGGGCCACGTGTCCATTTCAAGTGTCGTCTTCTATAAAGCTCTGCTCTTTTCTCGGCAATTCTCGTCAGACCACCAGT GAAATGTTGACAAGCTTCAGTGCCCGAGGTTCTCAGTTTCTACCAAGGTTTCTGTGTCCTGTATCTTGTGAAGTTGAGGGAGATGCCAAGAAACAAAGGCTAGAATATGCCGTTAAATTGAAATCGGGTGAATCAACCAATAGGCATGTATTGGATATCCAAAATTCAGTCTCATGCGAATGGAAGAAGACGCTGAGAATGGAAAGAAATCCCAAGCGTCTCAACAATAGTGCATCACAGAGGAACAAAATCGAATATTACCAGGTCATCCAATATCCTTTGAAAACTGAGTCTACAATGGGGAATATATTACGTCACAATACTTTGGTTTTTGTTGTTCATAAAGACGCTGACAAGAAGAGCATAAGGGATGCTGTAAAGAAGCTGTTTAAGattgaaatgaagaaaataaatacatcaATCATGCCTGATGGGACAAAGAAAGCATATGTTGTGCTGACACCAAACCATAGTGCAATAGATGTGGCAAAAAGAATCAAA